One genomic window of Phalacrocorax aristotelis chromosome 23, bGulAri2.1, whole genome shotgun sequence includes the following:
- the RUNDC3A gene encoding RUN domain-containing protein 3A isoform X3 → MEASCVQAAMALGLSSKKASSRNIAVERKNLITVCRFSVKTLLEKYTAEPIDDSSEEFVNFAAILEQILSHRFKGPVSWFTSDGQRGFWDYIRLACSKVPNNCVSSIENMENISTSRAKGRAWIRVALMEKRMSEYISTALRDTRTTRRFYDDGAIMLREESTVLTGMLIGLSAIDFSFCLKGEVMDGKTPVVIDYTPYLKFTQSYDYLSEEEERGSVESSTSEDSSPEHPYLPLVTDEDSWYNKWRKMEQKFRIVYAQKGYLEELVRLRESQLKDLEAENKRLKLRLEEVMVQNQLEKRELEGVILELQEQL, encoded by the exons ATGGAAGCGAGCTGCGTGCAGGCTGCCATGGCTCTGGGGCTCTCCTCCAAGAAAGCCTCCTCCAGGAACATCGCCGTGGAGAGGAAAAACCTCATCACCGTCTGCAG GTTCTCAGTGAAGACCCTGCTGGAGAAATACACGGCGGAGCCCATCGACGACTCCTCCGAGGAGTTCGTTAACTTTGCTGCCATCCTCGAGCAGATCCTCAGCCACCGCTTTAAAG GCCCCGTCAGCTGGTTCACCTCAGATGGGCAGCGCGGGTTTTGGGACTACATCCGCCTGGCCTGCAGCAAGGTCCCCAACAACTGCGTCAGCAGCATCGAGAATATGGAGAACATCAGTACCTCCAGGGCCAAG GGCCGTGCCTGGATCCGTGTGGCGCTGATGGAGAAGCGCATGTCGGAGTACATCTCCACGGCGCTGCGGGACACACGGACCACGAG GCGGTTTTACGATGATGGGGCCATCATGCTGCGGGAGGAGTCCACGGTGCTCACGGGGATGCTCATCGGGCTCAGCGCCATCGACTTCAG CTTCTGCCTGAAGGGCGAGGTGATGGATGGTAAAACGCCCGTGGTCATCGACTACACGCCCTACCTGAAGTTCACACAGAG CTACGACTACCtgagtgaggaggaggagcggggCAGCGTGGAGAGCAGCACGAGCGAGGACAGCTCCCCTGAGCACCCCTACCTGCCCCTGGTCACCGACGAGGACAGCTGGTACAACAAGTGGCGCAAGATGGAGCAGAAATTTCGCATTGTTTATGCCCAAAAG GGGTACCTGGAGGAGTTGGTGCGGCTGCGGGAGTCGCAGCTGAAGGACCTGGAGGCGGAGAACAAGCGGCTGAAGCTGCGCCTGGAGGAGGTGATGGTGCAGAACCAGCTCGAGAAGAGGGAGCTGGAGGGCGTcatcctggagctgcaggagcagctgtga
- the SLC25A39 gene encoding mitochondrial glutathione transporter SLC25A39 isoform X1, with protein sequence MRGLPARGGSVARAGARRWGAGRPWGSLKVPPPAPLPVPAQGNAARGWNEQGASAMAEKTSLSPGGGITPLQQMLASGTGAILTSLFVTPLDVVKIRLQAQRTPFSKALPAWSVPWGARQATWKCFLYCNGLMDHLYVCQNGNGCTAWYKAPTHFTGTLDAFVKITRYEGIRSLWSGLPPTLVMAVPATVIYFTTYDQLRDYLNARTGSRGHHIPLLAGALARLGAVTVISPLELIRTKMQSRQLSYRELGVCIQSAVAQDGWLSLWRGWGPTVLRDVPFSALYWFNYELVREWLCRQARLDEATFMISFASGAISGTVAAVLTLPFDVVKTQRQIELGGSEVHPVAASKPSSTWLLMRRIRAESGTRGLFAGFLPRVIKVAPACAIMISTYEFGKTFFQKLNQERQLRGL encoded by the exons ATGCGTGGGCTGCCGGCGCGGGGCGGAAGTGTCGCGCGGGCCGGCGCGCGGCGGTGGGGCGCGGGGCGCCCATGGGGCTCCTTAAAGgtgccgccgcccgcccccctcCCGGTGCCGGCGCAGGGAAACGCCGCGCGTGGCTGGAATGAGCAG GGGGCCAGCGCCATGGCCGAGAAGACATCACTGAGCCCCGGCGGGGGCATCACGCCGCTGCAGCAGATGCTGGCCTCGGGGACGGGGGCCATCCTCACCTCGCTCTTCG TGACGCCGCTGGATGTGGTGAAGATCCGGCTGCAGGCCCAGAGGACCCCCTTCTCCAAAG CATTGCCAGCGTGGTCTGTGCCCTGGGGTGCTCGGCAGGCCACAT ggaagTGTTTCCTCTACTGCAACGGGCTCATGGACCATCTGTACGTCTGCCAGAATGGCAATGGCTGCACTGCCTGGTACAAGGCCCCCACCCACTTCACTGGCACTCTG GATGCCTTTGTGAAGATCACACGCTACGAAGGCATCAGGTCTCTGTGGAGCGGCTTGCCCCCCACCCT GGTCATGGCCGTGCCAGCCACCGTCATTTATTTCACCACCTATGACCAGCTCCGGGACTACCTGAACGCTCGGACGGGAAGCCGGGGGCACCACATCCCCTTGCTGGCCGGGGCCCTTGCCAGGC TGGGTGCCGTGACGGTCATCAGCCCCTTGGAGCTCATCCGCACCAAGATGCAATCCCGGCAACTCAGCTACCGGGAGCTGGGCGTCTGCATCCAGTCGGCGGTGGCTCAGGATGGCTGGCTGTCCCtctggaggggctggggaccCACCGTGCTGCGCGACGTCCCCTTCTCGG CTCTCTACTGGTTTAACTATGAGCTGGTGAGGGAATGGCTCTGCAGGCAGGCGCGGCTCGACGAGGCCACGTTCATGATCAGCTTCGCATCTGGGGCCATCTCCGGGACG GTGGCTGCAGTGCTGACGCTGCCCTTCGACGTGGTGAAGACCCAGCGGCAGATCGAGCTGGGAGGCAGCGAGGTGCACCCAG ttGCAGCCTCCAAGCCTTCCTCCACCTGGTTACTCATGCGGCGTATCCGTGCTGAGTCTGGCACCCGGGGGCTGTTTGCAG GCTTCCTGCCCCGCGTCATTAAGGTGGCACCCGCCTGCGCCATCATGATCAGCACCTACGAATTTGGCAAGACCTTCTTCCAGAAGCTGAACCAGGAGCGGCAGCTGCGCGGGTTgtga
- the SLC25A39 gene encoding mitochondrial glutathione transporter SLC25A39 isoform X4: MYPEPPVLRTQGASAMAEKTSLSPGGGITPLQQMLASGTGAILTSLFVTPLDVVKIRLQAQRTPFSKGKCFLYCNGLMDHLYVCQNGNGCTAWYKAPTHFTGTLDAFVKITRYEGIRSLWSGLPPTLVMAVPATVIYFTTYDQLRDYLNARTGSRGHHIPLLAGALARLGAVTVISPLELIRTKMQSRQLSYRELGVCIQSAVAQDGWLSLWRGWGPTVLRDVPFSALYWFNYELVREWLCRQARLDEATFMISFASGAISGTVAAVLTLPFDVVKTQRQIELGGSEVHPVAASKPSSTWLLMRRIRAESGTRGLFAGFLPRVIKVAPACAIMISTYEFGKTFFQKLNQERQLRGL; the protein is encoded by the exons ATGTACCCAGAGCCACCAGTGCTCCGGACCCAG GGGGCCAGCGCCATGGCCGAGAAGACATCACTGAGCCCCGGCGGGGGCATCACGCCGCTGCAGCAGATGCTGGCCTCGGGGACGGGGGCCATCCTCACCTCGCTCTTCG TGACGCCGCTGGATGTGGTGAAGATCCGGCTGCAGGCCCAGAGGACCCCCTTCTCCAAAG ggaagTGTTTCCTCTACTGCAACGGGCTCATGGACCATCTGTACGTCTGCCAGAATGGCAATGGCTGCACTGCCTGGTACAAGGCCCCCACCCACTTCACTGGCACTCTG GATGCCTTTGTGAAGATCACACGCTACGAAGGCATCAGGTCTCTGTGGAGCGGCTTGCCCCCCACCCT GGTCATGGCCGTGCCAGCCACCGTCATTTATTTCACCACCTATGACCAGCTCCGGGACTACCTGAACGCTCGGACGGGAAGCCGGGGGCACCACATCCCCTTGCTGGCCGGGGCCCTTGCCAGGC TGGGTGCCGTGACGGTCATCAGCCCCTTGGAGCTCATCCGCACCAAGATGCAATCCCGGCAACTCAGCTACCGGGAGCTGGGCGTCTGCATCCAGTCGGCGGTGGCTCAGGATGGCTGGCTGTCCCtctggaggggctggggaccCACCGTGCTGCGCGACGTCCCCTTCTCGG CTCTCTACTGGTTTAACTATGAGCTGGTGAGGGAATGGCTCTGCAGGCAGGCGCGGCTCGACGAGGCCACGTTCATGATCAGCTTCGCATCTGGGGCCATCTCCGGGACG GTGGCTGCAGTGCTGACGCTGCCCTTCGACGTGGTGAAGACCCAGCGGCAGATCGAGCTGGGAGGCAGCGAGGTGCACCCAG ttGCAGCCTCCAAGCCTTCCTCCACCTGGTTACTCATGCGGCGTATCCGTGCTGAGTCTGGCACCCGGGGGCTGTTTGCAG GCTTCCTGCCCCGCGTCATTAAGGTGGCACCCGCCTGCGCCATCATGATCAGCACCTACGAATTTGGCAAGACCTTCTTCCAGAAGCTGAACCAGGAGCGGCAGCTGCGCGGGTTgtga
- the RUNDC3A gene encoding RUN domain-containing protein 3A isoform X2, with translation MENISTSRAKGRAWIRVALMEKRMSEYISTALRDTRTTRRFYDDGAIMLREESTVLTGMLIGLSAIDFSFCLKGEVMDGKTPVVIDYTPYLKFTQSYDYLSEEEERGSVESSTSEDSSPEHPYLPLVTDEDSWYNKWRKMEQKFRIVYAQKGYLEELVRLRESQLKDLEAENKRLKLRLEEVMVQNQLEKRELEGVILELQEQLTGLIPCENPQLAQLSKDMVTPLVNQWPSLGTLNGNESGSDSKLYRRHSFVSTDQLSAENSLSSDSQRLGEGKREGEPWGPLGKDPTPSMLGLCGSLASLPSCKSLASLKSNECLVSDSTEASPTRSPS, from the exons ATGGAGAACATCAGTACCTCCAGGGCCAAG GGCCGTGCCTGGATCCGTGTGGCGCTGATGGAGAAGCGCATGTCGGAGTACATCTCCACGGCGCTGCGGGACACACGGACCACGAG GCGGTTTTACGATGATGGGGCCATCATGCTGCGGGAGGAGTCCACGGTGCTCACGGGGATGCTCATCGGGCTCAGCGCCATCGACTTCAG CTTCTGCCTGAAGGGCGAGGTGATGGATGGTAAAACGCCCGTGGTCATCGACTACACGCCCTACCTGAAGTTCACACAGAG CTACGACTACCtgagtgaggaggaggagcggggCAGCGTGGAGAGCAGCACGAGCGAGGACAGCTCCCCTGAGCACCCCTACCTGCCCCTGGTCACCGACGAGGACAGCTGGTACAACAAGTGGCGCAAGATGGAGCAGAAATTTCGCATTGTTTATGCCCAAAAG GGGTACCTGGAGGAGTTGGTGCGGCTGCGGGAGTCGCAGCTGAAGGACCTGGAGGCGGAGAACAAGCGGCTGAAGCTGCGCCTGGAGGAGGTGATGGTGCAGAACCAGCTCGAGAAGAGGGAGCTGGAGGGCGTcatcctggagctgcaggagcagct GACGGGGCTGATCCCCTGCGAGAACCCGCAGCTGGCCCAGCTCTCCAAGGATATGGTGACGCCCCTGGTGAACCAGTGGCCCTCCCTGGGGACCCTCAACGGCAACGAGAGCGGCTCAGACAGCAAGCTCTACAGGAG GCACAGCTTCGTGAGCACCGACCAGCTCTCGGCCGAGAACAGCCTCAGCTCCGACTCCCAGCGCCTGGGCGAGGGCAAGCGCGAAGGCGAGCCCTGGGGGCCCTTGG GGAAGGACCCCACGCCCTCCATGCTGGGGCTCTGCGGCTCCCtggcctccctgcccagctgcaagTCCCTGGCCAGCCTCAAGTCCAACGAGTGCCTGGTGAGCGACAGCACCGAAGCCAGCCCGACCCGCAGCCCCAGCTGA
- the SLC25A39 gene encoding mitochondrial glutathione transporter SLC25A39 isoform X2 — MRGLPARGGSVARAGARRWGAGRPWGSLKVPPPAPLPVPAQGNAARGWNEQGASAMAEKTSLSPGGGITPLQQMLASGTGAILTSLFVTPLDVVKIRLQAQRTPFSKGKCFLYCNGLMDHLYVCQNGNGCTAWYKAPTHFTGTLDAFVKITRYEGIRSLWSGLPPTLVMAVPATVIYFTTYDQLRDYLNARTGSRGHHIPLLAGALARLGAVTVISPLELIRTKMQSRQLSYRELGVCIQSAVAQDGWLSLWRGWGPTVLRDVPFSALYWFNYELVREWLCRQARLDEATFMISFASGAISGTVAAVLTLPFDVVKTQRQIELGGSEVHPVAASKPSSTWLLMRRIRAESGTRGLFAGFLPRVIKVAPACAIMISTYEFGKTFFQKLNQERQLRGL, encoded by the exons ATGCGTGGGCTGCCGGCGCGGGGCGGAAGTGTCGCGCGGGCCGGCGCGCGGCGGTGGGGCGCGGGGCGCCCATGGGGCTCCTTAAAGgtgccgccgcccgcccccctcCCGGTGCCGGCGCAGGGAAACGCCGCGCGTGGCTGGAATGAGCAG GGGGCCAGCGCCATGGCCGAGAAGACATCACTGAGCCCCGGCGGGGGCATCACGCCGCTGCAGCAGATGCTGGCCTCGGGGACGGGGGCCATCCTCACCTCGCTCTTCG TGACGCCGCTGGATGTGGTGAAGATCCGGCTGCAGGCCCAGAGGACCCCCTTCTCCAAAG ggaagTGTTTCCTCTACTGCAACGGGCTCATGGACCATCTGTACGTCTGCCAGAATGGCAATGGCTGCACTGCCTGGTACAAGGCCCCCACCCACTTCACTGGCACTCTG GATGCCTTTGTGAAGATCACACGCTACGAAGGCATCAGGTCTCTGTGGAGCGGCTTGCCCCCCACCCT GGTCATGGCCGTGCCAGCCACCGTCATTTATTTCACCACCTATGACCAGCTCCGGGACTACCTGAACGCTCGGACGGGAAGCCGGGGGCACCACATCCCCTTGCTGGCCGGGGCCCTTGCCAGGC TGGGTGCCGTGACGGTCATCAGCCCCTTGGAGCTCATCCGCACCAAGATGCAATCCCGGCAACTCAGCTACCGGGAGCTGGGCGTCTGCATCCAGTCGGCGGTGGCTCAGGATGGCTGGCTGTCCCtctggaggggctggggaccCACCGTGCTGCGCGACGTCCCCTTCTCGG CTCTCTACTGGTTTAACTATGAGCTGGTGAGGGAATGGCTCTGCAGGCAGGCGCGGCTCGACGAGGCCACGTTCATGATCAGCTTCGCATCTGGGGCCATCTCCGGGACG GTGGCTGCAGTGCTGACGCTGCCCTTCGACGTGGTGAAGACCCAGCGGCAGATCGAGCTGGGAGGCAGCGAGGTGCACCCAG ttGCAGCCTCCAAGCCTTCCTCCACCTGGTTACTCATGCGGCGTATCCGTGCTGAGTCTGGCACCCGGGGGCTGTTTGCAG GCTTCCTGCCCCGCGTCATTAAGGTGGCACCCGCCTGCGCCATCATGATCAGCACCTACGAATTTGGCAAGACCTTCTTCCAGAAGCTGAACCAGGAGCGGCAGCTGCGCGGGTTgtga
- the SLC25A39 gene encoding mitochondrial glutathione transporter SLC25A39 isoform X3 — protein MYPEPPVLRTQGASAMAEKTSLSPGGGITPLQQMLASGTGAILTSLFVTPLDVVKIRLQAQRTPFSKALPAWSVPWGARQATWKCFLYCNGLMDHLYVCQNGNGCTAWYKAPTHFTGTLDAFVKITRYEGIRSLWSGLPPTLVMAVPATVIYFTTYDQLRDYLNARTGSRGHHIPLLAGALARLGAVTVISPLELIRTKMQSRQLSYRELGVCIQSAVAQDGWLSLWRGWGPTVLRDVPFSALYWFNYELVREWLCRQARLDEATFMISFASGAISGTVAAVLTLPFDVVKTQRQIELGGSEVHPVAASKPSSTWLLMRRIRAESGTRGLFAGFLPRVIKVAPACAIMISTYEFGKTFFQKLNQERQLRGL, from the exons ATGTACCCAGAGCCACCAGTGCTCCGGACCCAG GGGGCCAGCGCCATGGCCGAGAAGACATCACTGAGCCCCGGCGGGGGCATCACGCCGCTGCAGCAGATGCTGGCCTCGGGGACGGGGGCCATCCTCACCTCGCTCTTCG TGACGCCGCTGGATGTGGTGAAGATCCGGCTGCAGGCCCAGAGGACCCCCTTCTCCAAAG CATTGCCAGCGTGGTCTGTGCCCTGGGGTGCTCGGCAGGCCACAT ggaagTGTTTCCTCTACTGCAACGGGCTCATGGACCATCTGTACGTCTGCCAGAATGGCAATGGCTGCACTGCCTGGTACAAGGCCCCCACCCACTTCACTGGCACTCTG GATGCCTTTGTGAAGATCACACGCTACGAAGGCATCAGGTCTCTGTGGAGCGGCTTGCCCCCCACCCT GGTCATGGCCGTGCCAGCCACCGTCATTTATTTCACCACCTATGACCAGCTCCGGGACTACCTGAACGCTCGGACGGGAAGCCGGGGGCACCACATCCCCTTGCTGGCCGGGGCCCTTGCCAGGC TGGGTGCCGTGACGGTCATCAGCCCCTTGGAGCTCATCCGCACCAAGATGCAATCCCGGCAACTCAGCTACCGGGAGCTGGGCGTCTGCATCCAGTCGGCGGTGGCTCAGGATGGCTGGCTGTCCCtctggaggggctggggaccCACCGTGCTGCGCGACGTCCCCTTCTCGG CTCTCTACTGGTTTAACTATGAGCTGGTGAGGGAATGGCTCTGCAGGCAGGCGCGGCTCGACGAGGCCACGTTCATGATCAGCTTCGCATCTGGGGCCATCTCCGGGACG GTGGCTGCAGTGCTGACGCTGCCCTTCGACGTGGTGAAGACCCAGCGGCAGATCGAGCTGGGAGGCAGCGAGGTGCACCCAG ttGCAGCCTCCAAGCCTTCCTCCACCTGGTTACTCATGCGGCGTATCCGTGCTGAGTCTGGCACCCGGGGGCTGTTTGCAG GCTTCCTGCCCCGCGTCATTAAGGTGGCACCCGCCTGCGCCATCATGATCAGCACCTACGAATTTGGCAAGACCTTCTTCCAGAAGCTGAACCAGGAGCGGCAGCTGCGCGGGTTgtga
- the RUNDC3A gene encoding RUN domain-containing protein 3A isoform X1, translating to MEASCVQAAMALGLSSKKASSRNIAVERKNLITVCRFSVKTLLEKYTAEPIDDSSEEFVNFAAILEQILSHRFKGPVSWFTSDGQRGFWDYIRLACSKVPNNCVSSIENMENISTSRAKGRAWIRVALMEKRMSEYISTALRDTRTTRRFYDDGAIMLREESTVLTGMLIGLSAIDFSFCLKGEVMDGKTPVVIDYTPYLKFTQSYDYLSEEEERGSVESSTSEDSSPEHPYLPLVTDEDSWYNKWRKMEQKFRIVYAQKGYLEELVRLRESQLKDLEAENKRLKLRLEEVMVQNQLEKRELEGVILELQEQLTGLIPCENPQLAQLSKDMVTPLVNQWPSLGTLNGNESGSDSKLYRREGPHALHAGALRLPGLPAQLQVPGQPQVQRVPGERQHRSQPDPQPQLRPPAPSPPHGPAAQPSVAAED from the exons ATGGAAGCGAGCTGCGTGCAGGCTGCCATGGCTCTGGGGCTCTCCTCCAAGAAAGCCTCCTCCAGGAACATCGCCGTGGAGAGGAAAAACCTCATCACCGTCTGCAG GTTCTCAGTGAAGACCCTGCTGGAGAAATACACGGCGGAGCCCATCGACGACTCCTCCGAGGAGTTCGTTAACTTTGCTGCCATCCTCGAGCAGATCCTCAGCCACCGCTTTAAAG GCCCCGTCAGCTGGTTCACCTCAGATGGGCAGCGCGGGTTTTGGGACTACATCCGCCTGGCCTGCAGCAAGGTCCCCAACAACTGCGTCAGCAGCATCGAGAATATGGAGAACATCAGTACCTCCAGGGCCAAG GGCCGTGCCTGGATCCGTGTGGCGCTGATGGAGAAGCGCATGTCGGAGTACATCTCCACGGCGCTGCGGGACACACGGACCACGAG GCGGTTTTACGATGATGGGGCCATCATGCTGCGGGAGGAGTCCACGGTGCTCACGGGGATGCTCATCGGGCTCAGCGCCATCGACTTCAG CTTCTGCCTGAAGGGCGAGGTGATGGATGGTAAAACGCCCGTGGTCATCGACTACACGCCCTACCTGAAGTTCACACAGAG CTACGACTACCtgagtgaggaggaggagcggggCAGCGTGGAGAGCAGCACGAGCGAGGACAGCTCCCCTGAGCACCCCTACCTGCCCCTGGTCACCGACGAGGACAGCTGGTACAACAAGTGGCGCAAGATGGAGCAGAAATTTCGCATTGTTTATGCCCAAAAG GGGTACCTGGAGGAGTTGGTGCGGCTGCGGGAGTCGCAGCTGAAGGACCTGGAGGCGGAGAACAAGCGGCTGAAGCTGCGCCTGGAGGAGGTGATGGTGCAGAACCAGCTCGAGAAGAGGGAGCTGGAGGGCGTcatcctggagctgcaggagcagct GACGGGGCTGATCCCCTGCGAGAACCCGCAGCTGGCCCAGCTCTCCAAGGATATGGTGACGCCCCTGGTGAACCAGTGGCCCTCCCTGGGGACCCTCAACGGCAACGAGAGCGGCTCAGACAGCAAGCTCTACAGGAG GGAAGGACCCCACGCCCTCCATGCTGGGGCTCTGCGGCTCCCtggcctccctgcccagctgcaagTCCCTGGCCAGCCTCAAGTCCAACGAGTGCCTGGTGAGCGACAGCACCGAAGCCAGCCCGACCCGCAGCCCCAGCTGAGACCCCCGGCCCCCTCGCCGCCCCACGGCCCAGCCGCCCAGCCCAGCGTCGCGGCGGAGGACTGA